A genomic region of Polyangiaceae bacterium contains the following coding sequences:
- a CDS encoding DUF3160 domain-containing protein codes for MRTLLSLCSIPFLVVALTGCSSSVENPPPDNQGTPIPPAQLPPDKQAELDSLMKEAQSAASMTSADFSGKYAVSFASGLSYDPTTADGMPLIQASALALDQDELAKLAQNGFVISEKKRFPTFVYGYQSVYAQDLPLYVSADSIMFAVHKSYDAILKAVELASLAPDLQDLLSTMHAELGKGGGKALGPQARADADLFIAVALSLLTDQPVAPVAGGDAAKINQLVAGAKAHEGMGEVKLFGSNRLMDFSQFEPRGHYTDSPELERYFRSMMWLGRVDFRIIETQEDGSQVFQRRQLEGAYVLQAIAQGDALKRHTRIDSAVRAFVGESDYMTLPQLGLLLQDLGISDASGLAALSDAQIADVMAQKGYGAQRISSHIMINGLGQGTLPLSSSFALFGQRYVVDSHVFSNVVYDRVKQGSVKRMMPNPLDVAFAAIGNDQAGTLLKPEMQQYDYAGDLHMMRVLVDAHPAEFWQDNLYNRWLVSLRELSPTKTLADTTGLPQIAQTEAWGRRLLNTQLASWAELRHDTLLYAKQSYTGGASCQFPTAYVDPYPQFYARIVEFAEHGAAMAAELDFSKNPGLATQVPMYFQTLRDVAKILGEMAQNERDGIPLTQAHLDFINQAVVVQLGCGDPEGSTGWYSKLFFDNWESVQEDPTIADVHTQPTDEAGNFVGRVLHVGTGLPRLMVVTADPCGTPRAYVGVASSYFETITENFQRKTDEEWQKDIQAVTPADVPWMSDLVSR; via the coding sequence ATGCGCACGCTGCTTTCCTTGTGCTCCATTCCGTTCCTTGTTGTTGCTCTCACCGGCTGTTCGAGCTCCGTCGAAAACCCGCCGCCCGACAATCAAGGCACGCCCATTCCTCCCGCCCAATTGCCGCCCGATAAACAGGCCGAGCTCGATTCGCTCATGAAAGAGGCGCAATCAGCGGCGAGCATGACCTCCGCTGATTTCAGCGGCAAATACGCCGTCTCATTCGCCTCGGGCCTCAGTTACGATCCCACGACCGCCGACGGTATGCCGCTCATTCAGGCGTCCGCATTGGCACTCGACCAGGACGAGCTTGCGAAGCTTGCGCAAAATGGATTCGTCATCTCCGAAAAGAAACGCTTTCCGACCTTCGTGTACGGCTATCAAAGCGTATATGCACAGGATCTTCCGCTGTACGTCTCCGCGGATTCGATCATGTTCGCCGTCCACAAGTCCTACGATGCCATCCTGAAGGCCGTCGAGCTTGCATCTCTTGCGCCCGACCTGCAAGACTTGCTCTCGACAATGCACGCCGAGCTCGGCAAAGGTGGCGGCAAGGCCCTCGGCCCGCAAGCTCGCGCAGATGCTGACCTTTTCATTGCCGTGGCACTATCGCTCTTGACCGATCAACCGGTTGCACCCGTTGCCGGCGGCGATGCCGCGAAAATCAATCAGCTCGTCGCGGGCGCCAAAGCCCACGAAGGCATGGGCGAAGTCAAGCTATTCGGCAGCAATCGCCTCATGGACTTCTCGCAATTCGAGCCCCGTGGGCACTACACGGATTCCCCCGAGCTCGAGCGATATTTCCGTTCGATGATGTGGCTTGGTCGAGTCGATTTCCGCATCATCGAAACCCAAGAGGACGGATCGCAAGTATTCCAGCGCAGGCAGCTCGAAGGCGCATACGTGCTTCAAGCGATTGCGCAGGGCGACGCATTGAAGCGCCACACCCGCATCGATAGCGCCGTACGCGCATTCGTCGGGGAGAGCGATTACATGACGCTCCCGCAGCTCGGTCTGCTCTTGCAAGACCTCGGGATTTCCGATGCATCGGGGCTTGCTGCGCTTTCCGATGCGCAAATCGCCGACGTGATGGCGCAAAAGGGTTATGGCGCCCAGCGCATTTCGAGCCACATCATGATCAACGGCCTCGGTCAAGGCACGCTCCCGCTTTCATCGAGCTTTGCGCTGTTCGGTCAGCGTTACGTCGTCGATTCCCACGTTTTCTCGAACGTCGTCTACGACCGCGTGAAGCAGGGAAGCGTCAAGCGCATGATGCCCAATCCGCTCGATGTCGCGTTTGCTGCCATCGGCAACGATCAAGCCGGCACGCTCCTCAAGCCCGAAATGCAGCAGTACGACTATGCGGGCGACCTTCACATGATGCGCGTCCTCGTCGATGCGCATCCCGCTGAATTCTGGCAGGATAATTTGTACAATCGTTGGCTCGTCTCGCTGCGCGAATTGTCGCCCACCAAGACGCTCGCCGATACGACCGGCCTGCCGCAAATTGCACAAACCGAGGCTTGGGGACGCAGGCTGCTCAATACACAGCTCGCTTCGTGGGCCGAATTGCGGCACGACACGCTGCTTTACGCCAAGCAATCGTATACGGGAGGCGCATCGTGCCAGTTCCCGACGGCATACGTCGATCCATATCCGCAATTCTATGCTCGCATCGTCGAATTTGCCGAGCATGGGGCAGCGATGGCCGCCGAGCTCGATTTCTCGAAGAATCCGGGGCTCGCGACGCAGGTGCCGATGTATTTCCAGACGTTGCGCGACGTCGCCAAGATCCTCGGCGAAATGGCACAAAACGAACGTGACGGAATCCCGCTTACGCAAGCGCACCTCGACTTCATCAATCAGGCTGTTGTCGTACAGCTTGGTTGTGGTGATCCGGAAGGCTCGACCGGATGGTATTCCAAGCTCTTCTTTGACAATTGGGAGAGTGTTCAGGAGGATCCGACGATTGCGGACGTGCACACGCAGCCGACGGACGAGGCTGGGAATTTCGTGGGACGCGTGCTGCATGTGGGCACGGGGCTGCCGCGGTTGATGGTCGTGACGGCGGATCCGTGTGGAACTCCGCGGGCTTACGTGGGCGTTGCGTCGTCGTACTTCGAGACGATCACGGAGAATTTCCAGCGCAAGACGGACGAGGAGTGGCAGAAGGACATCCAGGCTGTAACGCCGGCGGATGTGCCTTGGATGAGCGATCTCGTGTCGCGGTAA
- a CDS encoding cytochrome P450 produces the protein MALPPGPTFLPPLVTVIPWLYRPFAMLDALARHYPDAFTWNLPRLENAVVFYHPDAIKEIFSLGPDDAHAGKINAVLGPLLGQHSLLLLDGAEHIRQRKLLLPPLHGERMASYGERIVRLTESAIQSWPDGGKFPIHPELQRIALDIILRVIFGVEDGENMAQMHAHVSELLDVGANPLLLFPGFQRDIGPFSPWGKFVRMRDKADELIYDLMRRRRESKEKRDDILSLLLEARDEEGRPMPDVELRDELVTLLVAGHETTATALSWALRWLLDSPMLTSRLLADLENEGALTNLAPDRIARAPLLDAVIRETLRLQPVVPMVGRVLQRPMRIGGYDLEAGRAVIASVYLVQRRPDLYPDPARFDPDRFLRRKFGPNEWLPFGGGIRRCIGMAFALYEMKMVLATILARTVLRLPRFGKVREVRRSITISTSDGMPVVLERKVDLHTMQAGLS, from the coding sequence GTGGCATTGCCTCCTGGCCCGACGTTTTTGCCGCCGCTCGTCACCGTCATTCCGTGGCTTTACCGGCCATTTGCAATGCTCGACGCCTTGGCGCGTCATTATCCCGATGCGTTTACGTGGAACTTGCCGCGGCTCGAGAATGCGGTCGTGTTTTACCATCCGGACGCGATCAAAGAGATCTTTTCGCTCGGGCCGGACGATGCGCATGCGGGCAAGATCAACGCCGTTCTCGGCCCTCTTCTCGGGCAGCATTCGCTGCTGCTCTTGGACGGGGCCGAGCACATTCGGCAGCGGAAGCTCCTCTTGCCGCCGCTTCATGGCGAACGAATGGCTTCTTATGGCGAACGGATCGTGCGCCTGACCGAGAGTGCAATTCAATCGTGGCCGGACGGCGGAAAGTTTCCCATTCACCCGGAGCTGCAGCGGATTGCGCTCGATATCATTCTGCGCGTCATATTTGGCGTCGAGGATGGCGAGAACATGGCGCAAATGCATGCGCACGTATCCGAGCTGCTCGACGTCGGTGCCAATCCGCTTTTGCTTTTCCCCGGATTTCAGCGCGATATCGGCCCGTTCAGTCCGTGGGGCAAATTCGTACGTATGCGGGATAAAGCCGACGAGTTGATTTACGACCTCATGCGGCGCCGGCGCGAGTCGAAAGAAAAGAGGGACGACATCTTGTCGCTTTTGCTCGAGGCGCGGGATGAAGAGGGTCGTCCGATGCCCGACGTCGAATTGCGCGACGAGCTCGTGACGCTCCTCGTGGCGGGCCATGAAACGACTGCAACCGCGCTCTCTTGGGCTTTGCGTTGGCTCCTCGATTCACCGATGCTCACGAGTCGCCTGCTTGCCGATCTCGAGAATGAAGGTGCCTTGACAAACCTCGCGCCCGATCGCATTGCGCGCGCACCACTCCTGGATGCCGTGATACGCGAGACATTGCGGCTCCAGCCGGTCGTTCCCATGGTGGGCCGGGTCCTGCAGCGACCCATGCGCATTGGAGGGTACGACCTCGAAGCTGGCAGGGCCGTCATCGCGTCGGTGTATCTCGTGCAGCGGCGTCCCGATCTGTATCCCGACCCGGCTCGATTCGATCCCGACCGTTTTTTGCGTCGCAAGTTCGGTCCGAACGAATGGCTTCCTTTTGGTGGAGGCATAAGGCGCTGCATTGGAATGGCGTTTGCCTTGTACGAAATGAAAATGGTACTCGCGACCATTCTTGCGCGGACCGTCTTGCGTTTGCCAAGGTTTGGCAAGGTACGCGAGGTTCGTCGGAGCATTACCATTTCGACGTCGGATGGAATGCCTGTCGTGCTCGAGCGGAAGGTCGATTTGCATACTATGCAAGCGGGTCTGAGCTAG
- a CDS encoding WGR domain-containing protein, with protein MATKRSASSTTSSRTTSKRAASSTSASRATSSSATASPRKRAAAPAPKRTRAATPAPAAAPAEVAAPAAPAPAAASEATAAPAGNRTYLELSEDGGGSHKFYEVIIDGKKVSIRYGRIGDSGQKQEQKFGTAAEAEAFAKKKIGEKARKGYAAAVMGERQKRPVTRRVIKSTPSTEKQAPVLWTFSSGSPAFGIFIDKKLCWVGNQAGAVYAVTSAGTVEQQYKLPDGVKCLIADDDWRYAGCDDGNVYDLGGHVPRLAYEIEEGVDIFWLDIHRGKLCVSDGNGGIAVFDHENETNWRKQSKGSSGWMVRADDDGVYHGHSGGVTKYAWKDGKAEWTASTRGSVLFGWQEATDVYAGTSDNKVYVFSKSGKPGPVCNCDDSAYSCAASPGGKYIFAGDSSSSVYCFDATGKRLWKLATGWGSAYSMQYLDERLYIVTTSGALVCIDASEEAIQKAQAGELPKAKDIAAPPVKEVPTTQLETTSDTSKGVIVECVKDGSKVRARVVSPGFKKSYNCQFPRNIREAGARFIVDEVREVSGGGFYRVLGNIKRLV; from the coding sequence ATGGCCACCAAACGCTCTGCAAGCTCAACGACTTCGTCCCGCACCACATCCAAACGCGCCGCTAGCTCCACGAGCGCGTCGCGTGCAACGTCTTCATCGGCGACGGCTTCTCCGCGCAAGCGTGCCGCTGCACCTGCGCCGAAACGCACGCGCGCTGCCACGCCTGCACCTGCGGCAGCGCCCGCTGAAGTGGCAGCTCCGGCTGCACCTGCGCCTGCGGCTGCATCTGAAGCAACTGCGGCACCCGCTGGAAATAGGACGTACCTCGAATTGTCCGAGGATGGCGGCGGCTCGCACAAGTTTTACGAAGTGATCATCGACGGCAAAAAAGTATCGATTCGTTATGGTCGCATCGGGGATTCGGGGCAAAAGCAAGAGCAGAAGTTTGGTACGGCTGCCGAGGCCGAGGCATTTGCGAAGAAGAAGATCGGCGAGAAGGCGCGCAAGGGGTATGCGGCTGCGGTCATGGGCGAAAGGCAAAAGCGACCCGTCACGCGCCGCGTGATCAAAAGCACGCCTTCGACCGAGAAACAGGCTCCCGTATTGTGGACATTCTCCTCGGGATCGCCGGCATTTGGTATTTTCATCGACAAGAAGCTTTGCTGGGTGGGCAATCAAGCGGGCGCTGTGTATGCCGTGACGTCTGCGGGCACCGTCGAACAGCAATACAAGCTTCCGGATGGCGTCAAGTGTCTCATTGCGGACGACGATTGGCGTTACGCGGGATGCGACGATGGGAATGTTTACGATCTCGGTGGTCATGTGCCTCGATTGGCGTATGAAATCGAAGAAGGTGTCGACATTTTTTGGCTCGACATCCACCGCGGCAAACTTTGCGTTTCGGATGGTAATGGTGGCATTGCCGTCTTCGACCACGAAAACGAGACGAATTGGCGCAAGCAAAGCAAGGGATCGAGCGGCTGGATGGTGCGCGCCGACGACGATGGCGTGTATCATGGCCATTCCGGTGGCGTCACGAAGTACGCTTGGAAAGACGGCAAAGCTGAATGGACGGCGTCGACGCGCGGCTCCGTTCTTTTTGGCTGGCAAGAAGCCACCGACGTGTACGCGGGCACGAGCGACAACAAGGTGTACGTGTTCAGCAAATCGGGCAAACCCGGACCGGTTTGTAACTGCGACGATTCCGCTTATTCTTGCGCGGCATCACCCGGCGGGAAATACATTTTTGCGGGTGATAGCAGCTCGTCCGTGTATTGCTTCGACGCGACGGGGAAGCGTTTGTGGAAGCTCGCGACCGGGTGGGGTTCGGCATATTCGATGCAATACCTCGACGAACGGCTGTACATCGTTACGACGAGTGGCGCGCTCGTGTGCATCGATGCCAGCGAAGAGGCCATTCAGAAGGCGCAAGCCGGCGAATTGCCGAAGGCCAAGGACATCGCGGCTCCTCCGGTCAAGGAGGTCCCCACGACGCAGCTCGAAACGACCAGCGACACGTCCAAGGGTGTCATCGTCGAATGCGTCAAGGATGGGTCGAAGGTTCGCGCGCGCGTGGTTTCGCCCGGCTTCAAGAAGAGCTACAATTGCCAATTCCCGCGCAACATTCGCGAGGCGGGAGCTCGGTTCATCGTCGACGAAGTGCGTGAAGTATCCGGAGGCGGGTTTTACCGCGTGCTCGGCAACATCAAGCGTCTCGTGTAA
- a CDS encoding serine/threonine protein kinase encodes MMRPPRPPEPDLFDESITEAGYGAKKAPSAPPAPRAFSIPPPVDPAAETLGLEPVHDRYVVQRQLGRGAMGEVYLCKDTRIGRDVARKAILPMFQSEPQVRARFLREARVQGQLEHPSIVPVYDLATDADGSTYFTMKCLRGLTLSQIIKGLRQKDPAIVENHSRAKLLRAFSAVCLAIDFAHARGVLHRDLKPSNVMLGDFGEVYVLDWGLAKLRKDAPEERLDFEDAADEVKTAAGKILGTFGYMSPEQAMGKVAALDARSDIYALGAILFEILALETLHVKDNWNAMMMATLNGVDARPSIRAPHLDIPPALDAICVKATALEPRDRFVSAREMQQAIEHFMSGDTDSTVRKSMSMTHARAAADAAYRAENGGPDVAEARREAMREVGQALAFDPTNPEALRVLTQIVTARTKEIPPEAKAEVRAQGLARLRLALRDGVRFDLASLVLMVPLALWMGVSSIQYLLAFVGLTAIGSAMKLLAVQSNEVRGLYAFGYGAFFFNVMALSLIGRIFGPLFFTPLLISIFTFSFSMTHSARFRALVIGTGCLAIAAPLALELLGVIPRSYVFENGNMVILPQGLALPEIPTLCALTLCTLFLIVAPSLIMGRVQLALRDAETRSAVQAWHLRHLLPDEARPNTAPPPPMSRL; translated from the coding sequence ATGATGCGCCCGCCGCGGCCCCCAGAGCCCGACCTCTTCGACGAATCGATCACCGAAGCGGGTTATGGCGCAAAAAAAGCTCCTTCGGCTCCCCCCGCTCCGCGCGCTTTTTCCATCCCGCCTCCCGTGGATCCAGCCGCGGAAACCCTCGGTCTGGAACCCGTTCACGACCGCTACGTCGTGCAGCGACAGCTCGGTCGCGGCGCGATGGGTGAAGTGTACCTCTGCAAAGACACGCGCATCGGACGCGACGTCGCGCGCAAGGCCATCTTGCCCATGTTCCAATCCGAGCCGCAGGTGCGCGCACGCTTTCTGCGAGAAGCCCGCGTTCAAGGGCAGCTCGAACATCCGTCGATCGTGCCGGTGTACGACCTAGCGACCGATGCCGATGGATCGACCTACTTCACGATGAAGTGTCTTCGCGGTTTGACCTTGTCGCAGATCATCAAAGGTTTGCGCCAGAAGGATCCCGCGATCGTCGAAAATCACTCGCGGGCGAAGCTCCTTCGCGCATTCTCGGCGGTTTGTCTCGCCATCGACTTCGCTCATGCACGCGGCGTTTTGCACCGCGATCTCAAGCCGTCCAACGTCATGCTCGGGGACTTCGGCGAGGTCTACGTGCTCGACTGGGGCCTGGCGAAACTGCGCAAAGATGCGCCCGAAGAACGGCTCGATTTCGAAGACGCGGCCGATGAGGTCAAGACCGCAGCAGGCAAAATCCTCGGCACGTTCGGATATATGTCGCCCGAGCAAGCCATGGGGAAAGTCGCGGCGCTCGATGCGCGTTCCGACATCTATGCCCTCGGCGCCATCTTGTTCGAGATCCTCGCGCTCGAAACGCTGCACGTGAAGGACAACTGGAACGCGATGATGATGGCCACGCTCAACGGCGTCGATGCGCGGCCCTCGATTCGAGCGCCGCACCTGGACATCCCACCGGCGCTCGATGCGATTTGCGTCAAAGCCACGGCCCTCGAACCTCGCGACCGGTTTGTCTCGGCCCGCGAGATGCAACAGGCCATCGAGCACTTCATGAGTGGCGACACGGACAGCACCGTGCGCAAGAGCATGTCGATGACGCATGCGCGAGCGGCTGCCGATGCAGCGTACCGTGCGGAAAATGGCGGCCCCGATGTCGCCGAAGCGCGCCGTGAAGCCATGCGCGAAGTCGGCCAAGCGCTCGCGTTCGATCCGACAAACCCCGAAGCGCTGCGCGTCCTCACACAGATCGTGACGGCCCGGACGAAGGAAATTCCCCCCGAAGCGAAGGCCGAAGTGCGCGCTCAAGGTCTCGCACGGTTGCGACTCGCGCTTCGAGACGGCGTGCGTTTCGACCTCGCGTCTCTCGTGCTCATGGTTCCGCTCGCGCTCTGGATGGGCGTTTCGAGCATCCAATATTTGCTTGCATTCGTGGGCCTCACGGCGATTGGCTCGGCCATGAAATTGCTTGCAGTTCAAAGCAATGAAGTGCGGGGTCTTTACGCATTCGGCTATGGAGCGTTCTTCTTCAACGTCATGGCTCTATCGCTCATTGGTCGCATATTCGGCCCGCTTTTCTTCACTCCCTTGCTCATCTCCATCTTCACGTTCTCGTTTTCCATGACGCACTCGGCGCGTTTCCGAGCGCTCGTCATCGGCACGGGATGTCTCGCCATCGCGGCACCGCTTGCCCTCGAGCTGCTTGGCGTCATTCCGCGTTCGTACGTTTTTGAAAATGGCAACATGGTGATCTTGCCGCAGGGATTGGCCTTACCGGAAATCCCGACGCTTTGTGCGCTCACCCTCTGCACGCTCTTTCTCATCGTCGCTCCCAGCCTGATCATGGGGCGCGTACAACTCGCGCTCCGGGATGCCGAAACACGCTCTGCCGTGCAAGCTTGGCACCTGCGTCATCTCTTGCCGGACGAAGCTCGACCCAACACGGCTCCACCGCCTCCGATGAGTCGCTTGTAA
- a CDS encoding YdcF family protein — protein sequence MRFPFRSSLLVTPLICACVSDPAPASHPSPPPLPEGASHVALCPVATMIDAYPGEYPNQPNDPQPLAPDCIARAHDAIIVLGCPNEDTGAASACQIARADIAVALSSAGYGDRFITTGGAVHNEWVEADTLRDLLIQRGISADRIKTEPLAEHTDENIYHSTQIMEMEGQASAVVVSDQPGHLLLTGLCDSNCCVDLGRLSVFDFPIANGRVTAGHYVRHPWANPISAAECTHIETPTKFMCTNLAQRRACKETFEL from the coding sequence ATGCGTTTTCCTTTTCGCTCATCCTTGCTCGTCACACCTCTCATCTGCGCCTGCGTTTCGGATCCTGCGCCGGCTTCGCATCCATCTCCTCCGCCGCTGCCCGAAGGTGCTTCCCATGTGGCGCTTTGCCCGGTGGCAACGATGATCGACGCGTATCCGGGCGAATATCCGAACCAACCAAACGATCCGCAGCCTCTCGCGCCCGATTGCATCGCGCGCGCGCACGACGCGATCATCGTCCTTGGTTGTCCCAATGAGGACACGGGCGCTGCTTCAGCCTGTCAAATCGCGCGTGCCGACATTGCGGTCGCTCTTTCTTCGGCCGGTTATGGGGATCGGTTCATCACGACGGGCGGGGCCGTGCACAATGAATGGGTCGAGGCGGATACGCTGCGGGATTTGCTCATTCAGCGGGGCATTTCGGCCGATCGCATCAAGACCGAACCTCTTGCCGAACACACCGACGAAAATATTTATCATTCGACGCAGATCATGGAAATGGAGGGCCAAGCAAGCGCTGTCGTCGTATCGGATCAGCCTGGCCACTTGCTGCTCACGGGCCTATGCGACAGCAATTGCTGCGTGGACCTCGGGCGATTGAGCGTCTTCGACTTTCCCATCGCGAATGGTCGCGTGACCGCGGGCCATTACGTGCGACATCCCTGGGCAAACCCCATCAGCGCTGCGGAATGTACGCACATCGAAACGCCGACGAAATTCATGTGCACGAACCTCGCACAGCGTCGAGCTTGCAAAGAAACCTTCGAGCTTTGA
- a CDS encoding HAMP domain-containing histidine kinase encodes MSLRRAFMVSAAAFASIALTAGVALIFFTSVLHRTASGIGNTVESIRIVEELEIELLAYRAMTEPLARVRNEGRLDRLIRNAGDHVSSPEEGELLANLERQTDEYTAAVRRAAASDRASISDIQESTQTEFDATFRLTRELINVNVDQGRALTNSAARADQWADWIGIGVLVFVVGGMGALAIWLRAAVYAPAVELARTIERYARGERTIRASDQGLAEFRLIARQFNDMASTIEGQREKQLAFLAGVVHDLRNPLSALKLASSFISPDKPLPTEERVRQSYSRVQRQVDRLERMTSDLLDAARIEAGILELQFDECDARSIAKATIDLFEPTAPAHRFVLHVPSEHIALQCDPARIEQVLNNLVSNAIKYSPRGGEVRLIVEQRDDSVVFSVSDEGVGMSKEDQAHLFEPFRRVGTSKETIPGVGLGLFVVRRIVEAHGGRITVESEFGRGSTFRVMLPAKPHAELPLVGEP; translated from the coding sequence ATGAGTCTGCGCCGAGCGTTCATGGTCTCCGCCGCGGCTTTCGCGAGCATCGCGCTTACCGCGGGGGTGGCACTCATTTTCTTCACGTCCGTTCTTCACCGCACGGCGAGCGGCATCGGTAATACCGTCGAAAGCATCCGAATTGTCGAGGAGCTGGAAATCGAGCTGCTCGCGTATCGTGCGATGACCGAACCGCTGGCGCGGGTGAGGAACGAAGGCAGACTCGACCGGTTGATCCGAAATGCCGGTGACCACGTCAGCAGCCCGGAGGAAGGCGAGCTTCTCGCCAACCTGGAGCGTCAAACCGACGAATACACCGCTGCAGTTCGTCGCGCTGCTGCGAGCGATCGCGCATCCATTTCAGACATTCAGGAAAGCACCCAAACGGAATTCGATGCGACGTTCCGGCTGACGCGAGAGTTGATCAACGTGAACGTGGATCAAGGGCGCGCATTGACGAATTCCGCCGCGCGTGCCGACCAGTGGGCGGATTGGATCGGTATCGGCGTGCTGGTCTTCGTCGTGGGAGGCATGGGTGCGCTCGCCATTTGGCTGCGCGCTGCGGTGTATGCGCCTGCCGTCGAGCTTGCCAGAACGATCGAACGTTATGCGCGCGGCGAACGAACGATACGCGCATCGGACCAAGGCTTGGCCGAATTTCGCCTCATTGCGCGACAATTCAATGACATGGCGTCCACCATCGAGGGACAGCGCGAAAAGCAACTCGCATTTCTTGCAGGTGTCGTCCACGATCTTCGTAACCCGCTGTCGGCATTGAAACTGGCGAGCTCTTTCATTTCCCCCGACAAACCATTGCCGACCGAAGAGCGCGTCAGGCAGTCGTACTCGCGTGTACAGCGCCAAGTTGACCGATTGGAGCGCATGACGAGCGATCTTCTCGATGCCGCGCGCATCGAGGCAGGTATCCTCGAGCTCCAATTCGACGAATGCGACGCACGGTCGATCGCAAAAGCGACCATCGATCTATTCGAGCCAACGGCTCCAGCTCATCGGTTCGTCCTGCACGTTCCAAGTGAGCATATTGCCTTGCAGTGCGATCCCGCCCGAATCGAACAAGTCCTCAACAACCTCGTCAGCAACGCGATCAAATACTCACCTCGAGGCGGTGAGGTACGCTTGATCGTGGAACAGCGAGACGATTCGGTCGTATTCTCGGTGTCGGATGAAGGTGTCGGAATGTCGAAGGAGGACCAAGCGCACTTGTTCGAACCATTTCGACGCGTGGGCACGTCGAAGGAAACCATTCCCGGTGTGGGCCTGGGGCTCTTCGTGGTGCGGAGAATCGTGGAGGCCCATGGCGGACGCATTACGGTGGAGAGCGAATTCGGACGAGGCTCCACGTTCAGGGTGATGCTGCCGGCAAAGCCACATGCGGAGCTTCCTCTTGTGGGCGAACCCTAG
- a CDS encoding hemerythrin domain-containing protein, translating into MELTQRGPINTFLADDHARLDALLHRSVADPEAIDAAAYAEFRAGLLRHIAIEEKVLMPDARKRLGGEHLPVAKQLRADHSALAALLVPTPTHAIVEAIRGILEVHNQLEEGEDGLYATCERLAGPDIDDLVARLRAVPEVPVAAHFDGPRVHEHIANLLRARASSVSKT; encoded by the coding sequence ATGGAGCTGACGCAACGAGGACCCATCAACACGTTTCTTGCAGACGATCACGCTCGCTTGGACGCGCTGCTTCATCGCTCGGTAGCGGATCCCGAAGCGATTGATGCGGCGGCGTACGCGGAGTTTCGCGCGGGCCTTTTGCGCCACATTGCGATTGAGGAGAAGGTGCTCATGCCCGATGCGCGAAAGCGCCTCGGCGGTGAGCATTTGCCTGTCGCGAAGCAGCTTCGTGCCGATCATTCGGCGCTGGCAGCATTGCTCGTTCCAACACCGACCCATGCCATCGTCGAAGCGATTCGCGGCATTCTCGAAGTTCATAACCAGCTCGAAGAAGGCGAAGACGGTCTTTACGCGACCTGTGAACGACTTGCGGGGCCAGACATCGACGATCTTGTCGCGCGGCTCCGAGCGGTTCCCGAGGTACCCGTGGCCGCGCATTTCGATGGGCCCCGAGTGCACGAGCACATCGCGAATTTGCTGCGGGCCCGAGCGTCGTCCGTAAGCAAAACCTGA
- a CDS encoding SRPBCC domain-containing protein, whose product MTSIDKTAASQTESISFEFDLHHPPEKVWRALTDPALLAEWLLPVIDFKLEPGAAFTFKTQAYPGWDGTVNCRMVEIEANRKLSYAWTVPFLDTVVTFTLTPTASGTRLSLVQSGFKPDQKRESGGARYGWKMMGDKLVDLLARIP is encoded by the coding sequence ATGACTTCCATCGACAAGACCGCAGCATCGCAAACCGAATCCATTTCGTTCGAATTCGATTTGCATCACCCGCCGGAAAAGGTTTGGCGCGCGCTGACCGATCCTGCATTGCTCGCGGAGTGGCTCTTGCCCGTGATTGATTTCAAGCTGGAACCGGGGGCGGCGTTCACATTCAAGACGCAGGCGTATCCGGGCTGGGACGGCACAGTGAATTGCCGAATGGTCGAAATCGAAGCAAATCGGAAGCTCAGCTACGCGTGGACCGTGCCCTTCCTGGACACCGTCGTGACATTCACGCTCACGCCCACGGCGTCGGGCACTCGCCTGTCGCTCGTGCAATCGGGCTTCAAGCCGGACCAGAAGCGCGAATCCGGCGGCGCTCGCTACGGCTGGAAGATGATGGGCGACAAGCTCGTCGACTTGCTCGCGAGGATCCCATGA
- a CDS encoding winged helix-turn-helix transcriptional regulator: MQSAAAAEDKIFHALADPSRRAIFESLTRGEAAVKDLTARFDISQPAVSQHLAALKDAGLVNARREGRCVYYRVEPRGLQPLVDWIAHYRAFWTERIDRLEKLLEKMDE; this comes from the coding sequence ATGCAAAGCGCGGCAGCGGCCGAAGACAAGATCTTTCACGCGCTCGCGGACCCGAGCCGCCGGGCGATTTTCGAATCGCTCACGCGTGGCGAAGCGGCGGTGAAGGATCTGACGGCGCGCTTCGACATCTCGCAGCCGGCGGTCTCGCAGCATCTCGCCGCGTTGAAGGATGCCGGCCTGGTGAACGCTCGGCGCGAGGGGCGCTGTGTGTATTACCGGGTGGAGCCGCGTGGGTTGCAGCCGCTCGTCGACTGGATCGCGCACTACCGCGCTTTCTGGACGGAGCGCATCGATCGCCTCGAAAAACTGCTGGAGAAAATGGACGAATGA